Proteins encoded in a region of the Pieris rapae chromosome 12, ilPieRapa1.1, whole genome shotgun sequence genome:
- the LOC111001678 gene encoding protein O-glucosyltransferase 2 → MFLPYYVLARFILFLSVIVSYVTCVENISIYGPGLQPHKVVLPARYFFINFTHLNEESYTSEFGHQVAVEITGNSLKKSHCRIWSNVLDRKDGTFIVRYKVYEECSKLVINIYYKSKHIQNSPIVIKEKILPDQCRCPEKDISIWLLNNDCPTTYEQIQNDLIPYNKIKIRNAIKKIIKLYHNPESTSFCHYVIKNNEIYRECYGKHVGFNMFADNILLAITRKVVLPDMELVINLGDWPLVRKGNENLPIFSWCGRNDSIDIVMPTYDITESSLENMGRVTLDILSVQGKIDHKWSEREPRAFWRGRDSRAERLKLIDIARAHPDLFNASLTNFFFFRDKEAEYGPKLPHISFFKFFDYKYQINIDGTVAAYRLPYLLAGGGLVLKQDSPYYEHFYSQLKPWIHYVPVARDLSDLKKQILWAQENDAKAYKIARNGRKFANKHLLPHHIICYHVSLFSEWSKRIEGEITVDENMAHVPQTKYECTCDSKKSETHEEL, encoded by the exons TTGCCggccagatatttttttataaactttaccCATTTAAATGAAGAATC GTATACCAGTGAGTTTGGCCACCAGGTAGCAGTAGAAATCACTGGCAATTCTCTTAAAAAATCTCATTGTAGAATATGGTCCAATGTACTAGATAGAAAAGATGGAACATTTATAGTACGATACAAAGTGTATGAAGAATGTTCCAAACtggttattaatatatattacaaaagtaAACACATTCAAAATTCGCCCATTGTAATAAAAG aaaaaattcTACCAGATCAGTGTAGGTGCCCTGAAAAAGACATAAGTAtatggttattaaataatgactGCCCTACTACCTATGAGCAAATACAAAATGATCTCATTCCCtacaataagataaaaataagaaatgcaattaaaaagattataaaattataccatAATCCAGAGAGCACAAGTTTTTGTcactatgttataaaaaataatgagattTATAGAGAATGTTATGGAAAGCATGTTGGTTTCAATATGTTTGCTGATAACATTTTACTAGCTATTACAAGGAAAGTTGTTCTACCGGATATGGAACTTGTGATAAACTTGGGTGATTGGCCTTTAGTTAGAAAGGGTAATGAAAATTTACCAATTTTTTCATGGTGTGGAAGAAATGACTCAATTGACATAGTAATGCCAACTTATGATATCACCGAATCAAGCTTAGAAAATATGGGGAG GGTCACATTAGATATTTTATCTGTACAAGGAAAAATTGACCATAAATGGTCTGAACGTGAACCACGTGCTTTCTGGAGAGGCAGGGACTCTAGAGCTGAAAGATTAAAGCTGATTGACATTGCTAGAGCACATCcagatttatttaatgcttCACtcacaaacttttttttctttcgcgATAAGGAAGCTGAGTATGGCCCAAAATTGCCCCATATATctttctttaagttttttgaT tacaaatatcaaattaacatAGATGGTACTGTGGCTGCATATAGATTGCCTTATCTTTTGGCCGGGGGTGgattagttttaaaacaagaTTCACCATATTATGAACATTTCTATAGCCAATTGAAACCTTGGATTCATTATGTACCAGTAGCTAGAGACCTTTCAGATTTGAAGAAACAAATTCTTTGGGCTCAAGAAAATGATGCTAAAGCTTACAAAATTGCCAGAAACGGTAGAAAATTTGCAAACAAACATTTACTGCCTCACCATATTATCTGTTATCATGTTTCCTTGTTTTCG GAATGGAGTAAAAGAATTGAAGGAGAAATAACTGTGGATGAAAATATGGCACATGTGCCACAGACGAAATATGAATGTACTTGTGATTCAAAGAAATCAGAAACACACGAAGAACTCTAG